A window of Cohnella herbarum contains these coding sequences:
- a CDS encoding bacterial surface protein encodes MNKINKKIVSIVLSAVMLFTFVSNASAAVVGDVLQNPETGWTRYDETDYNFIYTGESWGYTYDSAYYGGSIKIFVGTKGSVKFKFKGTKFRLIANYNTDRPNSESNKVIIDGEYDSAFSEFNSLNHQILVFEKTDLPDIEHNVEIDVNGLFSLDAIDIDDTGTILNPEDPEQPAQGNRALLTITMTNGLEKEYDLSMAEVNAFISWFDAKDAGSGPAKYKFVKTWNKGPFKSRAEYVIFDKILTFDVDEYDVTSP; translated from the coding sequence TTGAATAAGATAAACAAGAAAATTGTTTCAATAGTTCTTAGTGCAGTTATGTTATTCACATTTGTTTCGAATGCGAGCGCTGCTGTAGTGGGCGACGTCCTACAAAATCCTGAGACGGGTTGGACAAGATATGATGAAACGGATTACAATTTTATTTACACTGGAGAGTCTTGGGGATATACCTACGACAGTGCCTATTATGGAGGTTCAATAAAAATATTTGTTGGAACCAAGGGGAGCGTTAAGTTTAAATTTAAAGGAACGAAATTTAGGTTAATAGCTAACTACAATACGGATAGACCTAATAGTGAAAGCAACAAGGTAATAATCGATGGGGAATACGATAGTGCATTTTCTGAATTCAATAGTTTAAATCACCAAATCCTTGTGTTCGAGAAAACAGATCTTCCAGATATTGAGCACAATGTTGAGATTGATGTAAATGGTCTATTTTCACTGGATGCAATCGACATTGATGATACTGGGACAATTCTTAACCCTGAAGATCCAGAACAACCTGCTCAAGGAAATCGAGCGCTCCTCACTATAACCATGACGAACGGACTTGAAAAGGAATACGATCTATCCATGGCTGAGGTTAATGCATTCATCTCCTGGTTCGACGCTAAAGATGCCGGCAGCGGTCCCGCAAAATATAAGTTCGTAAAAACGTGGAACAAAGGGCCGTTTAAGTCACGCGCTGAGTACGTTATCTTCGATAAGATTCTTACATTCGATGTCGACGAGTACGATGTGACCTCTCCATAA